The Chloroflexota bacterium DNA segment CTGGGCCGCATCACGCGGGTCCGTCTCAAGAACTACAAGAGCATCGTCTCGTGCGATGTCGAGTTGCAGCCGCTCACGATCCTCGTGGGTCCGAACGGCTCCGGCAAGAGCAACTTCCTGGACGCCCTGGCCTTCGTGTCTGAAGCGCTGACGCTCGGCCTGGATCAGGCGATCCGGAATCGCGGCAACCTCGACCGTATCCTGTCAGCCGCCCGCCCCCCGGGTGAGGATAGCTTCTCTATCGAACTACATTTCCAACTGAGTAGTGGTGAGCTTGGGCAGTACCGTTTCGAAGTTGTGGCCGAGTCCGATGGCGGCCCGAGGGTTCGCAGAGAGCGCCTGGAGTTGCGACGCACACACTTGGAAGTCATGCCCTACTGGGAGCTAGATCGAGATCATCACTCTGCGTTGTGGACATCGGGCGAAATCTACGGGCTGAAGAGGATTCCGATTGACGGACTGTTTCTCGTCATTCTTGCGAGTCTAGACGCGCCTCGCCCCTCATTCGATCTGCTCAGCAGCATGGAGTTCTACAACCCCCTGCCAGATCAGATGCGCGCACCGGTCGAGCAGAGCGCCGAGCCGCATCTCCTACCGGACGGCCGCAACCTCGCGAGTATGCTGCGGCGGATGCAAACTGCCGACCCTGACCAGGTCTGGGGTATTACCCAGTACATGAAGCGCGTGTTGCCCGGGCTTGAGGAGATCAGGTCCACGGCGTTCCAGGGCTTTGACTACCTGTCATTCAGCGTGCAGTCGGGCGACGATGGCTCGACAACCGAATCTGTCGCATCGCAGATGTCTGACGGAACGTTGCGTGGGCTCGCCGTCCTGGTGGCATTGTTCCAGGGGCGTATGGGCGGCAAGTCGGGAACCTCGTTGGTGGGCCTTGAGGAGCCGGAGAACAACCTGCATCCGGCCACTGGTGGAGCTTTCGCTGACGCGCTGGCTGATGCCAGCCACGACGGGCAGGTACTCGTCACCACGCACAGCGCCGCCCTCCTTGATGGTGAGGATATTGCTCCAACGAGCGTACTCGTGGTAGCGGCGGAGAATGGCAAGACTCGGATTGGCCCAATCGATGAAGTGAGCCGGTCGATTCTCCGCGAACATCTCCTCACTGTGGGAGAATTGCTAGAGCAAGGCCAGCTTTTCCCCGAGCCAACAGCAGACGGGGAGGCTGCTGGGACATCCACGAGTGATCCGGTGCCTGTTGGTAGATAGCCGACAGTGGAAATCGCGTGCATCGTTGAGGATGACCGCGAGTTTGCCGCGCTTCCAACGCTTATTCAGCGGATCATCGCGAGTGAATCGCCGGGATCATTCGTACAGGTGGCCGCGCGGCTTCGTTGGCCGCGAAGTAGACTGGTCACGAGGCCGTATCTGGAACGTGCAGTCCGTATTGCAGCCGAACGGGCAACTTCCGCGGGCGCAATTCTCGTCTTGTTGGACGCCGATGATGATTGCCCCGCGACTCTCGGACCACAGTTGTTGGACTGGGCGACTACGGCAAGGCATGACATGCATGGGCGTATCGCCGTCGTGCTCGCCAACCGAGAGTACGAGTCATGGTTCCTCGCGTCTGCTGACCTCCTTCATGGTCCCGATGGGTTGCGGGCCGGCATTCGTGTCCCAGGCGATTCGGAGTCTCGACGTGGTGCCAAAGAGTGGCTTTCGCAGAACATGATCCGGGGAGAACGCTACCGTCCCACTACCCATCAGCGGGTGCTCAGTCAGCGAATCGGCATACGGGAGACCCGTCAGCGGTCAGACTCGTTCGACAAGCTGTGTCGTGAGATCCAACGCCTCGTCGAAGCCATCCGAATGCTGGAACCTTGAGCTTCGCGTCGCGCTGGTCGACGTTGCCATGTACGCCGGTCTACAACTCGGTCGCGGTCACGGCTGACTGTTGACCGTAGACAGGCGTGAGGGACAGACACGCATGGCTGGTGATGGGCGAACGGTCGGGGTGGCGATCTGGGGAGCGGGCTGGGTCGCTGGCGGCCACCTGAAGGCGTTCCTCGCGCATTCCGATGCCGAGATCGTGGCCGTGGGCAGCCGCCGCGAGGAGAGCTGCCGCGCCCTGCTGGCGCCATTCGGCCTGCACGTCCCGATCTTCACGGACTATCAGCGTCTGCTGGACCATCCAGGCGTTGATGCCGTCATCCTCTGCACGCCCAACCACCTCCATGCCGACGAAACGATCAGAGCGGCCCAGGCTGGCAAGCACCTGCTCGTCGAGAAGCCCGTTGCGCTGACCCTGGAAGACCTGCACGCCGCCCAGGATGCCGTCCGCAAGGCTGGCATCGTCACGGTGGCCGGCTTTGTCGTGCGCTGGACGCCGCTGATCGTCACGCTCAAGCACCTGCGCGAGCAGGGCGACTTTGGCGAGATCTTCATGGCGAACGCCGCCTACTGGTCGTGGCGGTCGGCGCGGCCCGCGTTCCAGAAGCACACCGAGACAGCGGTGGGGCCGTGGCTGGTGGGTGGGTGCCACGCCATCGACGCGATCCGGTACGTGACCGGCCTCGAAGTGACGGAGGTGTCCGGGTTCGCCGCCCCGGTCGGGCAGGAGTACGGCTACGACTATCCGTGCGCTCAGGTTGCAGCCGTTCAGTGGAGCAACGGCGCGACGGGCACGTTCACCACGACAGTGGTCGGCCACACGCCGTACCAGTTCGACCTCGACATCGTCGGCACCAGGGGGACCGCCCGCAACAAGAAGCTCTATCTCGACCGGCTGCCCGGCGACTCGGAGTTCTTCGAGCTACCGGTGCAGGGGCAGGACAGCTCGGACGTGATTCACCACACCTTCGGCGGTGAGATCGACCACTTCGTGCGCTGCGTGCTGACCGGCGAGCGCTCGCACATCGACTTTGACGACGCAGTGCGTACCCATGAGATCGCGCTCGCCATCGAGCAGTCCGTGCGCGAGCGTCGCCCAGTGCGGCTGCCGCTTCGGGCGTAGCGTCTAGCTCTGGCGTGGCCGAATGCTGGCCGGTAACGCGATGTGAAACGTGCTGCCAGCGCCGCATTCGCTGGAGACGCTGACCGAGCCGTCGTGCGCCCGCACGATCCGCTCGACGATGGCCAGTCCGAGCCCCATCCCATTTGGCCCGCCCGCGGAGCGTCCCTCAACGCGATAGAAGCGGTGAAAGATGAACGGCAGGTCTTCGGCGGGAATACCCTGGCCGGTGTCCTGCACCGCGAGGTGGTGGGTTGGACCCTCCGACCATACCCGCACGCCAACCGTTCCGCCACCCGGGGTGTGCTTCAAGGCGTTCTCGACGAGGTTCCCGGCCGCCTGCACCAGCCGCGCATGATCGCCCTGGAGCGTGGTGCTGCCGCGCAGGTCGATCTCCAGGGCGATCTTCCGATGCGATGCATCGCCTGCCCACTCAGCGACAGCCTGCTCGGCCACGCTCGCCAGATCCACGGTGGCGCGTTCGATCTCGAGCCGGCCGCCCTCGAGCCGTGCCAACTCCAGCAAGTCGTCCGCGAGGCGTCCGAGCCGCTGCGTGTGGCCGACGAGCCCGGCCACCAGCCGCTCGCGTAGCTTGGGACGCCCGTCGGCACCCAGCTGCAGCGCTGTCGCGGCAGTCTGCATGGCGCTGGCCAGGGCGTGCAGTTCGTGTGATACGTCCGACGCGAATTCCCGCCGCGCGATCTCGTACTCGTGGAGGCGGGCCGCCGTCTGGTTGAACGTCTGCACCAGCTCGCCCAACTCCCCGCGCGTCTCCATCTCGATCTTCTGATCGAGCTCGCCAGCTGCAAGCCCGCGCGTCGCCAGACTCAGCGCGCGGATCGGTGTCGTCACGGCGCTGGCCAGCCCCGCCGAGAGCGCCGCCGCGATGGCCACAGTGGCGACCGCGCCGATGCCGATGCCGACGTTGACCTGACGGATCGTGTTCTCGATGTCGCTGAGCGTGTAGGCGAGCCGAATGGCGCCGACGACGCGCTCCTGCCAGACGATGGGCAGGGCCACGTACAGCACCTCGCTTTCGGGGCCTGACCGGGGCAGCACAACGCTCACGGACTGGCCTGCCAGGGCCGCCGCCAGCCCGACCTCGTCGTTGCGACGCCCGACACCCTCGCGCTGCTCGATCTCGGTGGCCCCGACGAGCCGCCCAAGGTGATCGACCACGAGGCCGCGCGCCGTCGTCTCGTCGTCGATCAGGACCATCGCCCGCGCGACGGTTCGCTGGTCGCCGTTCGCCAGGTCCTCGGCTACCTGCCCGGCGATCAGGCCGGCCTGGGTCACCAGATCCTGCGCCAGCCGGTTCACCAGCAGACGCTCGATGGTGCCGGCGATGGTAATGGCGAAGACGACCACGGCGATGAGGGTCAGGCTGCCGAAGGCAACGGTCAGGCGAGCGCGGAGTCCCGCCGGCCCCTGGGCGAGTCTGCGAACTGCACGCAGCCAGGAGGCGTCAGTCGATCTCCGGATTGGCAAGCCGGTAGCCGACTCCTCGTACCGTGAGGATGTAGGTTGGTCGGTCTGGGTCGGGCTCGATCTTCTTGCGAAGCGCTCGAATGTAGACGTCCAACGCCCGCTCGTCGCCATAGAACTTCGGTCCCCAGATGGTCTCGAACAGGTACTGACGGGGCAGCGCCATGCCGGTTCGCTCCGCAAGCAAGAGTAGCAGGTCGTACTCGCGGGCCGAGAGGTGGACACGGCGGCCCGACATGGTGACGGTCCGGCTATCGCGATTGATCACCAACTCTCCAACGGACAGCTCTCCGAGGGCAGTTGGACCGCCGGCCGGCTGCTGCTGGCGGCGCAAGTTGGCGCGGATCCGCGCCAGCAGCTCGCTGGACGAGAAGGGCTTGGTGACGTAGTCGTCCGCGCCGGCATCGAGCCCGATGACCTTGTCGGCCTCCTGGCGGCGCGCCGTGAGCACGATGACCGGCCCGTTCCAGAAGGCTCGCAGGCGTCGGCACACTTCGATGCCGTTCAAATCTGGCAGCCCCACGTCGAGCAGGACCAGGTCGGGAGACGTGACGCGCGCCGACTCCAGGGCTTCCGCGCCGCTGCCCGCCACGCTGACCTGATAGCCCTCCTGGTGTAGCAGGAACCCGAGCGAGTCGGTCATCAGCAGGTCGTCGTCGACGAGAAGCAGCTTTCTATCCATCGACCACCCCGCAAGCCCCAGGGTGGGGCAGCAGCATGCTGCTGTGATCTTGCACGATGCGGCCCGATCGACGCTCATATTGCGGCACTGGGCCGAGCGAACGGGGGCGCCTGCGAGTTTGCAGGCTCCTGACCTCCGGGGACGGGCTCGCAGTCCCGACGCGGCACACTAGCCGAGGAGATCGCTCCAGCTCTCCGCAGTCAGCAGGTCGAGGAGGAGCGTCTCAAGTCGGTCGAGGTCTGCGATGTTCTCGATGGCAGACACGATATCTGTGCTGGGCTCGCCGAAGCGACGTGCGCCCTGGCGAAGCAGCGTCCGGCGAGCTTCCCGTGCCCGGCCGAGCTCCTCGCCAAGGCGTTGGCCCTCCTCACGGCCCTCGCGTAGGATCGCCTGGTACGTTGTCGATTCGCGCATCTGTCTCACCCCGCGCAAGATCTGACCCGCTGTACGGTCATCATATCGCAGCCCCAGGAGCAGCAGCGTCGCCGCCCAGAGGTTCCCAGCCACGTCGGGCGATGCCTCGCGGTCAATGCGCTCGGACATCTGTATGATGACCGACGGCAGCGCGTCGAGATCGACGGCTGCAAGCGGGGCGAGCGGGAGGACGCCCAGTCCGCCAGACAGGATCTCGGCTACCGGACGCTGCCAGAGCCGCAGCACTCGATACCGGAAGCGGATCGACAACTCACCGACCGGGTCCGCGCGAAGGAGCTCGCCCGTCATCTCGGGACCGTCTGCCTGGGGCCGCAGCAGCACAACCGCTGAAGCGACAGGCTGCTCGTGGCGATGGAGCAGCAGCGCATGATACTCGAGCAGCCTGAGTGGCAGGCGCGGATCGTGGCTGGTCTGAAGCTCAAGGTGGGCCAGCCAGGGATGTGGACCGCCCACCTGCAAGACCTTATCGACCTCCGCCAGCACGGTCGAAACTTCGGAGTCGAGCGGGACGACGGGGCCGTCAACCGGCAGGCCGATCCAGGTAAGCCACGCAGCAGGATCGCGGTCGATCAACTGCCGCGTGGCAACGTCGAATGGACGGGGGCCGCGCGATGCTTGCACGGCGGCCACTCTACCATGGACAGCCGTTCCTGCGAGCGAACGGCACAGGTGTGGCGCGCAGCATCCGCCCGCCCGGATGGCTCGATGGACGGGCCTACGGCGCGCGCACCACCGCCGGCTGCGTGACGATCGTCACGGTCTGGCCCACCAGCACGTCGCCTTCCTGCGTGCCAACGGCGATGACCCGCACGCCCTGCTTCACCTCGCCGAAGTTCGACGGCACCGGCTTCACGATCTGGGCCTCGGGCGGAACCGCGATCGAGGCCTTCTCGCCGCCGAAGTCCACCACCAGCAGCCTGCCGTCAAACGAGACGACATTCGCGTTCGTCATGATATTGCCGGCCTGGGCGCCGCCCATCGGGAACTGTGACGGCTTCGGGGTGATGCCCGGCGGGAACAGGCGCACGACGATGGCCGTGCCGTCAGGCTTGCCGGTGATCGCGACGAGTTGCCCCACCTTCAGATCGTCTGGGCCACCCTTGCCTTCCATCAAGACGGTCGCGTTGTCCGCCACGCGCACCTTGCGGACGCCCGTGTTCGTGACCACGGAGAGCGTCCGGCCATCAACGGCGTCAACCTCGCCGCTCACAACCGGCGGCCCGGCGGCGGCAGCCGGCGAAGCTACCGGGCTGGACGCGGCAGCAGGGCTCGCGGACGCCGACGGCGACGACGCAGCCGCTGGCGAGGCTGCCACCGGTGACGCCGCAGCGGCGGCCGGAGACCCGGCAGGTGCGGCAGCCGGCGACGCTGGCGCTGCCGCCGTCGGCTTGCTCTCGGCCGGTTTCGCCTCGGTCTTGGGCGCGGCGGTCGGCGCTGGCGGCGTGCCGCCACACGCAGCCAGCAGCATCGAGGCGGCGACCAGCAGCGCCAGCGGCGCGGCACGATTGGTGAGCGTAAGCATCGGCTCCTCCCCACATGGCGCGAAAACTGACCGTCCCAGCGCCGCGCGGAAAGCGCCTCGGCGAACGGCTGGGGCAGCGGGTGCGTCTGCGCCCACTGTCGGCCCGACAGGTGATACGTCGGACGGGGGCGGCCGGATGTGTGCGGTCCGCGTCGGAGATTCGCGTCAGGACAGCGCGGTCAGGGGGCCGTTGCCCGCCCGGGACTCAACCGCGGCCACCGCGCTGCGCGGTCAGAATCGTGACCGTCTGAGCGGTGACTGTATCGCCGGACACGGTTCCGTTCGCCTGCACCCGCGTGCCAATGGCGATGTCTGTGAGCGCGGCCGGGACCGGCTTGACGACCTCCGTCTCTGGCGTGACGGCGATGGTGGATTGCTGGCCGCCGATGTCCACGACGAGGGTGCTGCCGTTGAACGAGACGATGCTGGCATTCGTCATGACGTTGCCGGCCTGCGCGCCCTGCATCGGAAACTGCCCCAGGCGCGGATTCGTGTTCTGGCCGAAGATCCGGATACTGACAGCAGTGCCGTCCGGCTTGCCGGTGACGCCGACGCGCGCGCCGGCGACAAGGTCGGTGTTCGTGCCCTTGCCTTCTGACTGGATGGTGGCGGACTCGGGGACGAGCACCTTGCGCCAGCCGGTGTTCGTGGCGACGGTGATCAGCCGTCCGTCGACGATGTCGACCTCGCCGTTGACGTTGGGGCTGAGAGCGTCAGGGGAGCCAGTTGCACGTGCCTGACTGGCGGCCTGGCCCGGACCAGCGCCCTGGCCCTGACCGCTACCCTGGCCGCCGTTGCGGAAGCCGCCACCGCCCTGACCCTGTCCCTGGCCGCGCTGGCCTTGCCCCTGGCCGGCTCCTCCCCCGCCATTGGCCTGTGCGGCCCGACCGCCACCGCCGCCGCCCCCTCCGCCAGCACTACCAGCGCCGGCCGGCTTCGCAGCCGGCGTTGGGGTGGGCGCGGCTGGCAGCAGCGAGCCGCAGGCAGTCAGCAGCAGCGTACACAGCACCAGCGCAAGGCCGAGCGTGCGACGGGTGCCTGGCGTGGGCATCTGAGTCCTCCTCGTGGGCCAACGCGGGGCTGCCGGTGTACGGTCCCTGCTGGCGTCGGCCCACTCTGAGTCTACGCCCGTGCTGCCCTTGGTTTCACGGCTTGTTCGGTCATGACCGATGGTGCCGGCCGATCACTCGCCGACGCGGATGCGCTCCGGCCGGCGCGAGCTGACTTGTCCGGTGTTCAGTCCGAACCAGTGCATCTCGCCGAAGTAGCGCCCGTGCTCGATCTTCAAGCAGCGGTCCATCACGACGTCGAGGCCAGCTGCCGCGGCCTTCTCGGCGGCTTCGGGCGAGATCACCCCGAACTGCAGCCAGAGCGCCTTCGCCCCGATCTTGACGGCCTCCTCGGCGATGCCAGGCGCGGCGGACGGCGCGCGGAACACGTCCACGACATCGACGGGGAACGGGATCTCCGAGAGCGAGGCGTACGACTTCTCCCCCAGGATCTCGGGGGCGGTCGGGTTGACGGGGATGACCCGATACCCCCGGTACTGGAGGTACTGCCCGACGAAGAAGCTCGGACGCAGCCGGTTCGGCGAGAGGCCGACCATCGCGATGGTCTTCGCGTAGCCGTAGATCTTGCGGATAACGCGCGGATCCTGGAATCGTGGATCGACGGTCGGGGGGGCGGCGTGCTGCTGCGCGGTCATCGGGCGGCCCCGGCTGCCTGGGCCTGCTTCGCCACGTCCTGGGCGGCGCGCAGGGCCTGGTCGAGATCCCAGAGGATGTCCTCGATGGACTCCAGCCCGACCGAGATCCGGATCATCTCCGGGCCGATCCCGGCCGCCGTGAGGTCGGCGTCGCTCATCTGCTGGTGCGTGGTGCTGGCCGGGTGGATGACCAGGGTCTTGGCATCGCCGACGTTCGCGAGATGCGAGACCAGCTCCAGCTTCTCGATGAACGCCTTGCCGGCCGCGCGCCCGCCGGCGATCCCGAACGTGAAGACAGCGCCTGCCCCATTCGGCACGTACTTCTTCGAGAGGGTGTGGTACGGGTTGTCGGTCAGGCCGGGATAGCGGACCCAGGAGACGGCCTCGTGGGCGTCGAGCATCTGGGCGACGGCCAGGGCGTTCTGGCAGTGCTTCTCCATCCGGAGCGGCAGCGTCTCCAGCCCGAGCAGCAGCAGGAAGGCGTTGAACGGCGAGAGGCAGGCGCCGACGTCGCGGAGGGTCTCGCAGCGGACCTTCATCAGGTAGCCGTAGGGGCCGAACGTCTCGTGGAAGGCGAGGCCGTGGTAGGCCGGCGAGGGCAGCGCGATGGTGTCGAACTTGCCGTTCGACCAGTTGAAGCGGCCCGACTCGACGATCACGCCGGCGATGGACGTGCCGTGCCCGCCGATGAACTTGGTGCCGGAGTGGAGCACCACGTCCGCGCCCCACTCGATGGGCCGGCAGAGGTACGGCGAGGCGAAGGTGTTGTCGATGACCAGCGGCACGTCGTGCCCGTGCGCGATCTCGGCGATGGCCTCGATGTCGAAGACGTTGGCGCTCGGGTTACCGATGGTCTCGCCGTAGAGCAGCTTCGTCCTCGGCGTGAGGGCCTTCTTGAAGTTCGACGGATCGTCGGGATCGACGAACGTCACGTCGACACTCATCTTGCGGAAGGTGTGCTCGAACTGGGTGAAGGTGCCGCCGTAGAGCGTCCGCGCCGCGACGATATGGTCGCCGGGCACGAGCATCGTCATCAGGCTCATGAACTGGGCGGCCTGCCCTGAGGATGCCGCGACGGCCCCTGCCCCGCCCTCCAGCGACGCCACGCGCTCCTCGAACGCGGCGACCGTGGGGTTCATGATGCGGGAGTAGATGTTGCCGTACTCCTGCAATTCGAACAGGTTGGCGGCGTGATCGGGGCTCTCGAAGACGAACGAGGTGGTCTGGTAGATCGGCATGGCGCGGGCGCCGGTGTACGGGTCCGGGCGCTGGCCGGCGTGGACGGCGCGGGTATCGAAGCCGAACTGGCGCGGGCCGACGGGCGCGCTGCCGTGTGTACCGTGTTGTGCCTGTACGCCGTTCTGGCCGGCCGGGCGGTGCTGGTCTGGCCTGTGATCGGACATGGGCGGCCTCCCCTTCTCTTGGAGAGACTGTACCCGGAAACCGCCCGCCGCCTCACCTCCGCCGCTGAGTGGAGCGCCGCTACGGCACGGTCGGGATCGGCGCGTCAGGCGGCAGCATCCAGACACCCTGCGCTGTTCCCACGATGATGGTTCCGTCTCGGGTCAGTGTCGGCCCATCTCGGTCGGCTCCAGGCAGCAGGACCGCAGGCGACAGAAGATGGGACACGTAGTTCGGGGTCGATGCGTAGACCCCTGGCGGCTCGTCTGGCGTCAATCACCGGGTCGCTCAATGCCGGTCGCCATCAAGACCGCGGCGACATACGACCTCCCGTCCGTCATCCCGACTGCGGCGAGGCACGAGCGGAGTGGAGGGATCTTCTCCTTCTGTAGCGTGAGGAA contains these protein-coding regions:
- a CDS encoding AAA family ATPase — its product is MAHEDASPDAAPQDHAPAETSPAGSPSAGLGRITRVRLKNYKSIVSCDVELQPLTILVGPNGSGKSNFLDALAFVSEALTLGLDQAIRNRGNLDRILSAARPPGEDSFSIELHFQLSSGELGQYRFEVVAESDGGPRVRRERLELRRTHLEVMPYWELDRDHHSALWTSGEIYGLKRIPIDGLFLVILASLDAPRPSFDLLSSMEFYNPLPDQMRAPVEQSAEPHLLPDGRNLASMLRRMQTADPDQVWGITQYMKRVLPGLEEIRSTAFQGFDYLSFSVQSGDDGSTTESVASQMSDGTLRGLAVLVALFQGRMGGKSGTSLVGLEEPENNLHPATGGAFADALADASHDGQVLVTTHSAALLDGEDIAPTSVLVVAAENGKTRIGPIDEVSRSILREHLLTVGELLEQGQLFPEPTADGEAAGTSTSDPVPVGR
- a CDS encoding DUF4276 family protein, with amino-acid sequence MEIACIVEDDREFAALPTLIQRIIASESPGSFVQVAARLRWPRSRLVTRPYLERAVRIAAERATSAGAILVLLDADDDCPATLGPQLLDWATTARHDMHGRIAVVLANREYESWFLASADLLHGPDGLRAGIRVPGDSESRRGAKEWLSQNMIRGERYRPTTHQRVLSQRIGIRETRQRSDSFDKLCREIQRLVEAIRMLEP
- a CDS encoding Gfo/Idh/MocA family oxidoreductase gives rise to the protein MAGDGRTVGVAIWGAGWVAGGHLKAFLAHSDAEIVAVGSRREESCRALLAPFGLHVPIFTDYQRLLDHPGVDAVILCTPNHLHADETIRAAQAGKHLLVEKPVALTLEDLHAAQDAVRKAGIVTVAGFVVRWTPLIVTLKHLREQGDFGEIFMANAAYWSWRSARPAFQKHTETAVGPWLVGGCHAIDAIRYVTGLEVTEVSGFAAPVGQEYGYDYPCAQVAAVQWSNGATGTFTTTVVGHTPYQFDLDIVGTRGTARNKKLYLDRLPGDSEFFELPVQGQDSSDVIHHTFGGEIDHFVRCVLTGERSHIDFDDAVRTHEIALAIEQSVRERRPVRLPLRA
- a CDS encoding HAMP domain-containing histidine kinase, with product MPIRRSTDASWLRAVRRLAQGPAGLRARLTVAFGSLTLIAVVVFAITIAGTIERLLVNRLAQDLVTQAGLIAGQVAEDLANGDQRTVARAMVLIDDETTARGLVVDHLGRLVGATEIEQREGVGRRNDEVGLAAALAGQSVSVVLPRSGPESEVLYVALPIVWQERVVGAIRLAYTLSDIENTIRQVNVGIGIGAVATVAIAAALSAGLASAVTTPIRALSLATRGLAAGELDQKIEMETRGELGELVQTFNQTAARLHEYEIARREFASDVSHELHALASAMQTAATALQLGADGRPKLRERLVAGLVGHTQRLGRLADDLLELARLEGGRLEIERATVDLASVAEQAVAEWAGDASHRKIALEIDLRGSTTLQGDHARLVQAAGNLVENALKHTPGGGTVGVRVWSEGPTHHLAVQDTGQGIPAEDLPFIFHRFYRVEGRSAGGPNGMGLGLAIVERIVRAHDGSVSVSSECGAGSTFHIALPASIRPRQS
- a CDS encoding response regulator transcription factor; the protein is MDRKLLLVDDDLLMTDSLGFLLHQEGYQVSVAGSGAEALESARVTSPDLVLLDVGLPDLNGIEVCRRLRAFWNGPVIVLTARRQEADKVIGLDAGADDYVTKPFSSSELLARIRANLRRQQQPAGGPTALGELSVGELVINRDSRTVTMSGRRVHLSAREYDLLLLLAERTGMALPRQYLFETIWGPKFYGDERALDVYIRALRKKIEPDPDRPTYILTVRGVGYRLANPEID
- a CDS encoding Rpn family recombination-promoting nuclease/putative transposase, translating into MQASRGPRPFDVATRQLIDRDPAAWLTWIGLPVDGPVVPLDSEVSTVLAEVDKVLQVGGPHPWLAHLELQTSHDPRLPLRLLEYHALLLHRHEQPVASAVVLLRPQADGPEMTGELLRADPVGELSIRFRYRVLRLWQRPVAEILSGGLGVLPLAPLAAVDLDALPSVIIQMSERIDREASPDVAGNLWAATLLLLGLRYDDRTAGQILRGVRQMRESTTYQAILREGREEGQRLGEELGRAREARRTLLRQGARRFGEPSTDIVSAIENIADLDRLETLLLDLLTAESWSDLLG
- a CDS encoding CoA-binding protein; protein product: MTAQQHAAPPTVDPRFQDPRVIRKIYGYAKTIAMVGLSPNRLRPSFFVGQYLQYRGYRVIPVNPTAPEILGEKSYASLSEIPFPVDVVDVFRAPSAAPGIAEEAVKIGAKALWLQFGVISPEAAEKAAAAGLDVVMDRCLKIEHGRYFGEMHWFGLNTGQVSSRRPERIRVGE
- a CDS encoding O-acetylhomoserine aminocarboxypropyltransferase/cysteine synthase, translating into MSDHRPDQHRPAGQNGVQAQHGTHGSAPVGPRQFGFDTRAVHAGQRPDPYTGARAMPIYQTTSFVFESPDHAANLFELQEYGNIYSRIMNPTVAAFEERVASLEGGAGAVAASSGQAAQFMSLMTMLVPGDHIVAARTLYGGTFTQFEHTFRKMSVDVTFVDPDDPSNFKKALTPRTKLLYGETIGNPSANVFDIEAIAEIAHGHDVPLVIDNTFASPYLCRPIEWGADVVLHSGTKFIGGHGTSIAGVIVESGRFNWSNGKFDTIALPSPAYHGLAFHETFGPYGYLMKVRCETLRDVGACLSPFNAFLLLLGLETLPLRMEKHCQNALAVAQMLDAHEAVSWVRYPGLTDNPYHTLSKKYVPNGAGAVFTFGIAGGRAAGKAFIEKLELVSHLANVGDAKTLVIHPASTTHQQMSDADLTAAGIGPEMIRISVGLESIEDILWDLDQALRAAQDVAKQAQAAGAAR